A genome region from Anopheles stephensi strain Indian chromosome 2, UCI_ANSTEP_V1.0, whole genome shotgun sequence includes the following:
- the LOC118506629 gene encoding arrestin domain-containing protein 2-like isoform X1 produces the protein MKVHCDIRFTNSTHGSYLSGQLLTGEVQIKLTEPKRFNEITLRIIGYTSVEWSEKRGQGKRRRTVFYSARRDHLSSQKVLFRPQQNGNPADLPAGEHIYQFACELPSSLPTSFEGTYGHCRYTAQVVLDRPWKFNLTHKVGFTVVQPRDLNLQSPSIRIPSRMEDARVFCCGIWRTQPLFVRLTVPCTGYVPGQAIPLTIDLDNRSTRLIEGVNMKLQQEVIYRAESPSPKFRRQVHTVVKHIGDGVEGESTRQYVQRLVVPTVVPTCGDQNLISVAYRLHLTVRVEGCGSDPVLEIPLIIGTTPLIPEQPATVAIPPPTVAADGASAEAGGFNFGNVPEQLPSASGVMRQSTLPPEYLPPPTYEEAMNAAAVVITDDTDTHAIGSTKPYVPLYPSYNFNDIQWPPLPPDARLPQLPLPPKQ, from the exons ATGAAAGTGCACTGTGATATACGCTTTACCAACAGTACCCACGGATCGTACCTGAGCGGGCAACTGCTGACGGGCGAGGTCCAGATCAAGCTGACCGAGCCGAAACGGTTTAATG AAATCACCCTCCGGATCATCGGATACACCAGTGTAGAATGGTCCGAAAAACGAGGCCAGGGCAAACGACGGCGCACGGTTTTCTATAGCGCCAGGCGTGACCATCTCTCATCGCAGAAGGTACTGTTCCGACCGCAACAGAATG GAAATCCCGCTGATCTTCCGGCCGGTGAACACATATACCAGTTCGCCTGCGAGCTACCGTCCAGTTTGCCAACCTCGTTCGAAGGCACGTACGGACACTGCCGATACACGGCCCAGGTGGTGCTGGATCGACCCTGGAAGTTTAACCTTACGCACAAAGTCGGTTTCACCGTGGTTCAGCCGCGCGATCTAAATCTCCAGTCACCGTCCATCCGCATCCCCAGCCGGATGGAGGATGCGCGCGTATTTTGCTGCGGCATTTGGCGTACGCAGCCTTTGTTCGTGCGATTAACCGTACCCTGCACCGGTTACGTACCCGGACAGGcgataccgctcacgatcGATCTAGACAATCGATCTACCCGCCTGATCGAGGGCGTTAATATGAAGCTACAGCAGGAAGTAATATACCGTGCGGAGTCACCGTCACCGAAATTCCGCCGACAGGTGCACACGGTCGTCAAACACATTGGCGATGGGGTGGAGGGTGAATCTACGCGTCAGTACGTGCAGCGGCTTGTAGTGCCAACCGTGGTTCCGACGTGCGGCGATCAGAATCTCATATCCGTGGCCTATCGGCTGCACTTGACGGTGCGGGTCGAGGGTTGTGGATCGGACCCGGTGCTCGAGATACCGCTGATCATCGGCACGACACCGCTGATCCCGGAACAACCGGCAACGGTTGCCATTCCGCCCCCGACTGTGGCGGCTGATGGGGCCAGCGCAGAGGCAGGAGGATTCAACTTCGGCAACGTGCCGGAACAGCTGCCATCTGCCAGCGGTGTAATGCGCCAAAGCACACTGCCGCCGGAGTATCTGCCTCCGCCAACGTACGAGGAAGCGATGAATGCAGCGGCCGTGGTGATAACCGACGACACGGATACACATGCGATCGGCAGCACAAAACCGTACGTCCCGCTGTACCCATCGTACAACTTTAACGACATCCAGTGGCCACCGCTGCCACCGGATGCAAGGTTGCCACAGCTGCCACTGCCACCGAAACAGTGA
- the LOC118506630 gene encoding arrestin domain-containing protein 3-like, with product MPEATECQIRFDNNPCGVYFPGQSLSGYVELRVLEAFKVKGVSLQIKGFAEVKWSESSGTGKSRRTVHYHGRQDYINTVTYLQGSPEGNPFDIAPGTHTYRFGCQLPHNLPTSFEGQYGHVRYTVRVVLHRPWKVDPTYKVGFTVLRHVNLNENALSLATPCKLELQKVFCCGPCASDPLFISAQVPIGGFVPGQTIAVHIEASNRSKKRVNEFSTKLMKNVCYISQTPYSRVKLVPEVVAEVRCQGVAAGEQITRDQFLAIPALPSTSTQCQVLTLGYEVEVEAKIPGPNINPRIRIPITLGTVPLAAHAIPTIGTYEQLQAYPVPAIPERGVSEPTAPPPPPVPYDQLKPTAASTVPTDQLPPPTYEEAVGSTPANILEEGEENTGSNNFTPQYMVYRFSE from the exons ATGCCAGAAGCGACCGAGTGCCAGATACGGTTTGATAACAATCCGTGTGGTGTTTACTTTCCTGGCCAAAGCTTGTCCGGATACGTGGAGCTACGTGTGCTGGAAGCGTTCAAAGTTAAAG GTGTCAGTCTACAAATCAAAGGATTCGCCGAGGTTAAGTGGTCGGAGAGCAGTGGCACGGGAAAATCCCGCCGAACCGTGCACTACCATGGGCGGCAGGACTATATCAACACGGTCACGTACCTGCAGGGTTCGCCGGAGGGCAATCCGTTCGATATTGCACCCGGCACGCACACGTACCGCTTCGGCTGCCAGCTGCCCCACAATCTGCCCACCTCGTTCGAGGGCCAGTACGGGCATGTGCGGTACACGGTGCGCGTCGTGCTGCACCGACCGTGGAAGGTCGATCCAACGTATAAGGTCGGCTTTACCGTGTTGCGCCACGTGAATCTTAACGAGAATGCGCTCTCGCTGGCCACGCCGTGTAAGCTCGAGCTGCAGAAGGTGTTCTGTTGCGGGCCGTGCGCCTCCGACCCACTGTTCATCTCGGCCCAGGTCCCGATCGGTGGGTTCGTGCCCGGCCAAACGATCGCCGTCCATATCGAGGCCTCGAACCGCAGCAAGAAGCGGGTGAACGAGTTCAGCACGAAGCTGATGAAGAACGTGTGCTACATCAGCCAGACACCGTACAGCCGGGTGAAGCTGGTGCCGGAAGTGGTGGCCGAAGTACGCTGCCAGGGTGTTGCCGCCGGCGAGCAAATTACCAGGGATCAGTTTTTGGCAATACCGGCCCTACCGTCCACTAGCACCCAGTGTCAGGTGCTGACGCTCGGGTACGAGGTGGAGGTGGAGGCCAAAATTCCCGGTCCAAACATTAATCCGCGCATTCGCATTCCGATAACGCTCGGCACGGTACCATTAGCGGCACATGCCATCCCCACGATTGGAACTTACGAACAGTTACAGGCGTATCCCGTACCGGCCATACCGGAACGGGGAGTGTCCGAACCAACAGCCCCGCCTCCTCCTCCCGTGCCGTACGATCAACTAAAACCAACTGCGGCGTCAACCGTACCCACGGATCAACTGC CGCCACCGACGTACGAGGAAGCCGTTGGATCGACACCGGCCAACATACTCGAGGAGGGTGAAGAAAATACGGGCAGTAACAACTTTACACCTCAGTACATGGTTTACCGGTTCAGCGAGTAG
- the LOC118506631 gene encoding arrestin domain-containing protein 3-like, with protein MPDPECHIRFDNNPYGVYLAGQTLAGQVELRLTEILSVIGISLRLDGLTEIEWSEFIESATGQPGGRKTTRYHGQQTLLNSTSFLCGSTVGPVRDLAIGTHTYHFSCELPAHLPTSFEGYHARIRYTAKVSLHRTKARTDPIGQTSFTVLRHLNLNEHGEVLVLPTKSELTKVFCCGPCSSEPLYISAQIARTGYIPGQTIVMKIDAVNRSRTTVTEFRVKLVQKLCYTSQQPTVETRSDALVVAESRCSGVTSGEVVKHQQNLLIPALPPTYTDGSPVFSITYELEIEARVTGPNISPRLAMPITIGTIALETSVPLRDKLKPLAKPPWDPFSSQHYTDIIGTRIPVGNIARRSQAGMEQQELPNNNSNNVRLHYIVHRKADFPRPEPDES; from the exons atgcCCGACCCTGAGTGCCACATACGATTCGATAACAACCCGTACGGAGTGTATCTTGCCGGCCAAACGCTAGCCGGTCAGGTCGAGCTCCGCCTTACCGAGATTCTTAGCGTAATTG GTATAAGCTTGCGGCTGGATGGACTCACCGAGATAGAATGGTCCGAATTCATCGAATCGGCCACCGGGCAGCCGGGTGGGCGGAAGACGACGCGCTACCACGGCCAGCAAACGCTGCTCAACTCTACCAGCTTCCTGTGCGGCTCCACCGTAGGGCCCGTGCGGGACCTTGCCATCGGAACACATACGTATCACTTCTCCTGCGAACTGCCTGCCCACCTACCGACCTCGTTCGAGGGTTACCATGCGCGCATCCGCTACACAGCCAAGGTGTCCCTGCACCGGACGAAGGCTCGCACCGATCCAATCGGACAGACCAGCTTCACCGTGCTGCGGCACCTGAACCTGAACGAGCACGGTGAGGTGCTCGTACTACCGACCAAGAGCGAACTGACGAAGGTGTTCTGCTGCGGACCGTGCTCCTCCGAACCTCTATACATATCGGCCCAGATAGCCCGGACCGGGTACATACCGGGCCAAACGATTGTGATGAAGATAGACGCCGTCAACCGGAGCCGTACGACGGTGACCGAATTCCGGGTGAAGTTGGTGCAGAAGCTTTGCTACACCAGCCAGCAGCCCACGGTGGAAACGCGCTCGGACGCGCTGGTGGTGGCCGAATCGCGCTGTTCCGGCGTTACCTCCGGTGAGGTGGTCAAGCACCAGCAGAACCTACTCATCCCGGCCCTGCCACCGACCTACACGGATGGATCGCCCGTCTTCAGCATAACGTACGAGCTGGAGATAGAGGCACGAGTGACGGGGCCAAACATTAGCCCAAGGCTTGCCATGCCCATCACGATCGGTACGATCGCGCTCGAAACGTCCGTTCCGCTGAGGGATAAGCTGAAACCACTGGCTAAACCACCGTGGGATCCGTTCA GTTCGCAGCACTACACGGACATCATCGGTACGCGAATACCGGTCGGCAACATTGCTCGCCGATCGCAGGCCGGTATGGAGCAGCAGGAGCTGCCGAACAACAATTCGAACAACGTGCGTCTTCACTACATTGTGCACCGGAAAGCGGACTTTCCACGACCCGAGCCGGACGAGAGCTGA
- the LOC118506629 gene encoding arrestin domain-containing protein 2-like isoform X2, translating into MQGVQYGAGNTKIEEITLRIIGYTSVEWSEKRGQGKRRRTVFYSARRDHLSSQKVLFRPQQNGNPADLPAGEHIYQFACELPSSLPTSFEGTYGHCRYTAQVVLDRPWKFNLTHKVGFTVVQPRDLNLQSPSIRIPSRMEDARVFCCGIWRTQPLFVRLTVPCTGYVPGQAIPLTIDLDNRSTRLIEGVNMKLQQEVIYRAESPSPKFRRQVHTVVKHIGDGVEGESTRQYVQRLVVPTVVPTCGDQNLISVAYRLHLTVRVEGCGSDPVLEIPLIIGTTPLIPEQPATVAIPPPTVAADGASAEAGGFNFGNVPEQLPSASGVMRQSTLPPEYLPPPTYEEAMNAAAVVITDDTDTHAIGSTKPYVPLYPSYNFNDIQWPPLPPDARLPQLPLPPKQ; encoded by the exons ATGCAAGGTGTGCAGTATGGTGCAGGAAACACCAAAATTGAAG AAATCACCCTCCGGATCATCGGATACACCAGTGTAGAATGGTCCGAAAAACGAGGCCAGGGCAAACGACGGCGCACGGTTTTCTATAGCGCCAGGCGTGACCATCTCTCATCGCAGAAGGTACTGTTCCGACCGCAACAGAATG GAAATCCCGCTGATCTTCCGGCCGGTGAACACATATACCAGTTCGCCTGCGAGCTACCGTCCAGTTTGCCAACCTCGTTCGAAGGCACGTACGGACACTGCCGATACACGGCCCAGGTGGTGCTGGATCGACCCTGGAAGTTTAACCTTACGCACAAAGTCGGTTTCACCGTGGTTCAGCCGCGCGATCTAAATCTCCAGTCACCGTCCATCCGCATCCCCAGCCGGATGGAGGATGCGCGCGTATTTTGCTGCGGCATTTGGCGTACGCAGCCTTTGTTCGTGCGATTAACCGTACCCTGCACCGGTTACGTACCCGGACAGGcgataccgctcacgatcGATCTAGACAATCGATCTACCCGCCTGATCGAGGGCGTTAATATGAAGCTACAGCAGGAAGTAATATACCGTGCGGAGTCACCGTCACCGAAATTCCGCCGACAGGTGCACACGGTCGTCAAACACATTGGCGATGGGGTGGAGGGTGAATCTACGCGTCAGTACGTGCAGCGGCTTGTAGTGCCAACCGTGGTTCCGACGTGCGGCGATCAGAATCTCATATCCGTGGCCTATCGGCTGCACTTGACGGTGCGGGTCGAGGGTTGTGGATCGGACCCGGTGCTCGAGATACCGCTGATCATCGGCACGACACCGCTGATCCCGGAACAACCGGCAACGGTTGCCATTCCGCCCCCGACTGTGGCGGCTGATGGGGCCAGCGCAGAGGCAGGAGGATTCAACTTCGGCAACGTGCCGGAACAGCTGCCATCTGCCAGCGGTGTAATGCGCCAAAGCACACTGCCGCCGGAGTATCTGCCTCCGCCAACGTACGAGGAAGCGATGAATGCAGCGGCCGTGGTGATAACCGACGACACGGATACACATGCGATCGGCAGCACAAAACCGTACGTCCCGCTGTACCCATCGTACAACTTTAACGACATCCAGTGGCCACCGCTGCCACCGGATGCAAGGTTGCCACAGCTGCCACTGCCACCGAAACAGTGA
- the LOC118506628 gene encoding arrestin domain-containing protein 3-like — protein sequence MGLKECTIELDNPYNTYYAGQTVNGRVTFTFDSAKKIRGIVIKFAGEAETKWSETETKTDQNGKQYESTTNLTGQEEYFQIQYYLLGGKNAAETELPAGQHCYPFTCALPPTLPSSFEGEWGFVRYTVKVTLDRPWKFDQDIKMAFTVISPVDLNLNPRVKDPFKLELEKTFCCFCCASGPLNVIVHVPVTGFVSGQSVPVTVECDNASNVGVNKITINLRKLLAFHVHTPRRETKRKKEYVTSISMGPVEAGNSQTWQQFLQIPPLPPSNLVNCGIIDVDYDIKVAAEVSGMHSNLDGNIPIVLGTVPLESFQPPPPYTDNPAIQAGGDIIATETDPSMLPTQPVSPASPPSNGAGGALGWNVGDNKAYPNIPPPTFAETAYKAPTISGKNDSEFTRIVGGAEYAPRYPTYAFTPSAPPPPPTY from the exons ATGGGGCTGAAGGAATGTACGATCGAGTTGGATAATCCGTACAATACGTATTATGCCGGCCAGACGGTGAATGGTCGTGTGACGTTTACGTTCGATTCGGCGAAGAAAATACGGG GCATTGTAATCAAGTTTGCCGGTGAAGCCGAAACCAAGTGGAGCGAAACGGAAACGAAGACCGACCAAAACGGCAAACAGTACGAATCGACCACGAATCTAACCGGCCAGGAGGAATACTTCCAGATACAGTACTACCTGCTCGGTGGTAAGAATGCGGCCGAAACGGAACTGCCCGCCGGACAGCACTGCTACCCTTTCACCTGTGCCCTGCCGCCCACGCTACCGTCCTCGTTCGAAGGCGAGTGGGGCTTTGTGCGGTACACGGTCAAGGTGACGCTCGATCGGCCGTGGAAGTTCGATCAGGACATCAAGATGGCATTCACCGTTATTTCGCCCGTCGATCTAAACTTGAACCCACGCGTCAAGGACCCGTTTAAGCTGGAGCTGGAGAAAACGttctgctgcttctgttgCGCATCCGGTCCGTTGAACGTGATCGTGCACGTACCCGTAACCGGGTTCGTTTCGGGCCAGTCCGTCCCGGTGACGGTCGAGTGCGACAACGCCAGCAATGTGGGCGTGAACAAGATCACGATCAATCTGCGCAAGCTGCTTGCGTTCCACGTGCACACGCCGAGGCGCGAGACGAAGCGCAAGAAGGAGTATGTGACCAGCATTTCGATGGGTCCGGTCGAGGCGGGCAACAGCCAAACGTGGCAGCAGTTCCTGCAGATACCGCCCCTGCCACCGTCCAACCTCGTAAACTGTGGCATCATTGATGTGGATTACGATATTAAGGTGGCGGCCGAAGTGTCCGGCATGCATTCCAACCTGGACGGCAACATACCGATCGTGCTCGGTACGGTACCGCTCGAATCGTTTCAGCCACCGCCACCGTACACGGACAACCCGGCAATCCAGGCGGGTGGCGATATTATCGCGACCGAGACGGATCCTTCCATGCTGCCGACGCAACCGGTCAGCCCGGCCAGCCCACCCAGTAATGGGGCGGGCGGTGCGCTCGGATGGAACGTCGGTGATAACAAAGCTTATCCGAATATAC CTCCACCGACGTTCGCCGAAACGGCATACAAGGCACCGACTATTTCCGGCAAAAATGATTCCGAGTTTACGCGCATCGTTGGCGGTGCGGAATATGCTCCCCGGTATCCGACGTACGCGTTCACGCCATCtgcaccgccgccaccacccaCCTATTGA
- the LOC118506632 gene encoding biogenesis of lysosome-related organelles complex 1 subunit 1 — translation MLSAMIKDHQAKQAAKKEDQERRRKEAIMSANELTQNLVDHLNVGVAQAYLNQKRLDAEAKQLHVGATNFAKQTTQWLALIENFNGSLKEIGDVENWAKTIENDMNVITTALEIAYKTSREK, via the exons ATGCTGTCGGCAATGATAAAGGACCACCAAGCCAAGcaggcagcaaaaaaggaagatcaAG AGCGTCGCCGAAAGGAAGCAATTATGTCTGCGAATGAGCTCACACAAAACTTGGTTGACCATCTTAACGTTGG CGTTGCCCAAGCGTACCTCAATCAGAAGCGGCTGGACGCGGAAGCCAAACAGCTGCACGTTGGTGCTACCAACTTTGCCAAACAGACGACCCAGTGGCTTGCGTTGATCGAAAATTTCAATGGATCTCTAAAG GAAATAGGAGACGTGGAAAATTGGGCAAAAACGATCGAAAATGATATGAATGTCATAACAACCGCGTTGGAAATTGCGTACAAAACCAGCAGGGAGAAATGA
- the LOC118506626 gene encoding alpha-(1,6)-fucosyltransferase → MIIRQLMGLNPWARVLVTFLFVWVLFVLIFYSKLNTSASSSSNAAADGEDSLKRLERAVQQLEHSKQIDQELRSLVDEYMADAGTSADRKQHFIDELGSKLEQDGGAGWLALGRPRNGPSLEYERLRRRVDTNTQELWNLVQSEVTKVQKQAQRSAPELVKPLNAFLSLAAEHKRSLLTDIDRMRTVDGYEAWRHREATDLSDLVQKRLTRLQNPENCSTARKLLCRLNKGCGYGCQLHHVVYCFIMAYATERTLILKSKGWRYHKAGWEGVFQPISDTCLDSNGASHASWPGQTNTQVLTLPIIDSLNPRPPYLPLAIPADLAPRLMKLHGDPIVWWIGQFLKYLLKPTGETQQMLENGIERLGFKKPIVGVHVRRTDKVGTEAAFHGIEEYMTAVDDYYDQFELREKVDKRRVFVASDDPKVIEETKTKYPQYEVIGDPNVAKMAAVSTRYTDSSLNGIILDIHLLSLSDYLVCTFSSQVCRVAYEIMQSMYPDASGRFRSLDDIYYYGGQNSHNREVVLPHDPNSHDEIQLRAGDLVGVAGNHWNGYSKGKNLRTNQVGLFPSFKVNDKIEIVELPTYPDVK, encoded by the exons ATGATCATCCGGCAGCTGATGGGCCTTAATCCGTGGGCCCGTGTGCTCGTAACGTTCCTGTTCGTGTGGGTCCTGTTTGTGCTCATATTCTACTCCAAACTCAATACCTCCGCCTCGTCGTCCAGTAACGCCGCTGCCGATGGCGAAGATTCGCTGAAACGGCTCGAACGAGCCGTCCAGCAGCTGGAACACTCGAAGCAGATCGATCAGgagctgcgctcgttggtcgACGAGTATATGGCCGATGCCGGTACGTCCGCCGACCGGAAACAACACTTTATCGACGAGCTGGGCAGCAAGCTGGAGCAGGACGGTGGTGCCGGCTGGCTCGCACTTGGACGACCCCGCAATGGACCGTCGCTTGAGTACGAACGGCTTCGGCGGCGCGTCGATACAAACACACAGGAGCTGTGGAACTTGGTGCAATCCGAGGTGACAAAGGTACAGAAGCAGGCGCAGCGTTCGGCACCGGAACTGGTGAAGCCATTGAACGCGTTCCTTTCGCTGGCGGCCGAACACAAACGCTCCCTGCTGACCGATATCGATCGAATGCGTACGGTGGACGGATACGAAGCGTGGCGACATCGTGAAGCGACCGATCTGAGCGACCTTGTGCAGAAGCGACTGACGCGCTTGCAGAATCCGGAAAATTGTTCCACCGCCCGGAAGCTGCTTTGCCGGCTAAACAAAGGCTGCGGCTACGGCTGCCAGCTGCATCATGTGGTGTACTGCTTCATCATGGCGTACGCAACCGAGCGCACGTTAATACTGAAATCGAAGGGATGGCGCTATCACAAGGCCGGCTGGGAGGGAGTGTTTCAGCCCATCTCTGATACGTGCCTGGATTCGAACGGTGCATCCCATGCTAGCTGGCCGGGGCAGACGAATACACAGGTGCTAACTCTTCCGATCATAGATTCGCTTAATCCGCGCCCACCGTACCTGCCACTGGCGATACCGGCCGATTTGGCACCACGGTTAATGAAACTGCACGGCGATCCGATCGTGTGGTGGATTGGCCAGTTTCTCAAGTACCTGCTGAAACCGACCGGCGAAACGCAACAAATGCTCGAGAATGGCATCGAGCGGTTGGGCTTCAAGAAACCAATTGTTGG AGTGCACGTGCGGCGGACTGATAAAGTAGGCACGGAAGCTGCGTTCCACGGTATCGAGGAGTACATGACGGCGGTCGACGACTACTATGATCAGTTCGAGCTGAGGGAAAAGGTTGACAAGCGGCGTGTGTTTGTAGCAAGCGACGATCCGAAG GTGATTGAAGAAACGAAAACCAAATATCCGCAGTACGAGGTGATCGGCGATCCGAATGTGGCCAAGATGGCGGCAGTATCGACCCGATACACCGATTCCTCGCTGAACGGCATCATTCTCGACATACATCTGCTCTCGCTCAGCGATTACCTCGTGTGCACCTTCAGCTCGCAGGTGTGCCGGGTGGCGTACGAAATCATGCAAAGCATGTACCCGGACGCATCCGGTCGGTTCCGGTCGCTGGACGACATCTACTACTACGGCGGGCAGAATTCGCACAATCGCGAAGTGGTTCTGCCGCACGATCCAAACAGCCACGACGAAATTCAGCTGCGCGCGGGTGATTTGGTCGGTGTTGCTGGTAACCACTGGAACGGGTACTCGAAGGGCAAGAATTTGCGAACCAACCAGGTGGGACTGTTCCCATCGTTCAAGGTGAACGATAAGATCGAAATCGTGGAGCTGCCCACGTATCCGGACGTGAAGTAG